The genome window GTGAGAATGCGTTTTCAGATAGTGCAGGGTGATGAGCAACTATCCAGCCATTCAGGCTTAGCGCTGGCTGGGGCGATACTACACAGGAGCAGTATCCGGGAGCGGTTAGATGCGGTGGCGCTGCCCGAACACCCGTTTCCGGAGATCAGCCACGGTGAGGTAGCTACGGCCATGATCGGGCTTATCTGTCTGGGCAAACCCGACTTCGACGCTATTGAAGCCTTTCGGGATGACCCCTTTTTCCTTCAGTCCCTGGAATTGGCTTCAGTACCATCCAGTCCGACCCTCAGGCAACGGCTGGACAGCGTGAAGGGTGCCTTCAACGACATCATTCTTGAGGAGTCTGCTGGGGTAGTAGGACGGCTTGCCCCAGCGATTACCCCCTGCCACGGCAACCTGGTAGCGGTGGACATCGACGTCAGTCCCTTTGACAATTCCAAGACGAAGAAGGAAGGGATAAGCTGGACTTATAAGAAATTCGATGGGTATGCCCCCATTTTTGCCTATGTAGGAGAAGAGGGCTACCTGACAAATCTGAAATTACGTCCGGGAAGTGACCATAGCCAAAAAGGTACGGAGGCATTTCTGAGGCAGACACTGCGGTATGCCCGTCTGATGAGCGAAGCGACCTTTCTGGTACGCATGGACTCAGGCAATGACAGTTTGGGCAATATCAAGGTGTGCCAAAAGGAGAAGGCTCACTATATCATCAAGCGCAACCTGCGCCGGGAGACTCCGGAGAAGTGGCTGGAGATAGCCAGGGAGTGTGGTGAACTGCAGGAGCCACGGCCGGGTAAGCAGGTATGGATGGGCGAGCGGTATGTCAAAAAGCAGGGGATTAAGGAGCCGCTGAGGATAGTGTTCT of Dehalococcoidales bacterium contains these proteins:
- a CDS encoding IS1380 family transposase, which produces MRFQIVQGDEQLSSHSGLALAGAILHRSSIRERLDAVALPEHPFPEISHGEVATAMIGLICLGKPDFDAIEAFRDDPFFLQSLELASVPSSPTLRQRLDSVKGAFNDIILEESAGVVGRLAPAITPCHGNLVAVDIDVSPFDNSKTKKEGISWTYKKFDGYAPIFAYVGEEGYLTNLKLRPGSDHSQKGTEAFLRQTLRYARLMSEATFLVRMDSGNDSLGNIKVCQKEKAHYIIKRNLRRETPEKWLEIARECGELQEPRPGKQVWMGERYVKKQGIKEPLRIVFCVTLRTLEADGQALLIPRVEVETYWTSLRDDVVTVVGLYRSHGTSEQFHSELKTDLDLERLPSGKFQTNELVLLLGMVAYNLLRLIGQESLREADAPIRKKVSRRRVRSVMQDLVYLACRLVQHARCWTLSFGRNCPWFKTWRRVYLQFAPT